In Myxococcus stipitatus, the following are encoded in one genomic region:
- the pyrH gene encoding UMP kinase, whose protein sequence is MSSDTKQPLRYKRILLKLSGEALMGEGKYGIHPPTLSGIADEVIELAQAGVEVALVIGGGNIFRGVAGATEGMDRASADYMGMLATCINSMAMQDALEKKGLHTRVLSAIKMEQIAEPYIRRRAVRHLEKGRVVIFAAGTGNPYFTTDTAASLRAMEINAEVILKATKVDGIYNADPKKDPSARRYRSLTYMDVLKQNLNVMDSTAISLCMDNKLPIIVFDLTVHGNIRRAVLGNGEIGTVVGGSETAWA, encoded by the coding sequence ATGTCCTCCGACACAAAACAACCGCTCCGATACAAGCGCATTCTCCTCAAGCTCTCGGGCGAGGCCCTGATGGGAGAGGGGAAGTACGGCATCCACCCGCCCACGCTGAGTGGCATCGCCGACGAGGTCATCGAGCTGGCCCAGGCGGGCGTCGAGGTGGCCCTCGTCATTGGCGGAGGCAACATCTTCCGCGGTGTCGCCGGGGCGACGGAAGGCATGGACCGCGCCAGCGCCGACTACATGGGCATGCTGGCCACGTGCATCAACTCCATGGCCATGCAGGACGCGCTGGAGAAGAAGGGCCTGCACACGCGCGTGCTGTCCGCCATCAAGATGGAGCAGATTGCGGAGCCCTACATCCGCCGGCGCGCGGTGCGCCACCTGGAGAAGGGCCGCGTGGTGATTTTCGCCGCGGGCACGGGCAACCCGTACTTCACCACCGACACGGCCGCGTCGCTGCGCGCCATGGAAATCAATGCCGAGGTCATCCTCAAGGCGACGAAGGTGGACGGCATCTACAACGCGGACCCGAAGAAGGACCCGTCCGCGCGCCGTTACCGCTCGCTGACGTACATGGACGTGTTGAAGCAGAACCTCAATGTGATGGACTCCACGGCCATCTCACTGTGCATGGACAACAAGCTGCCCATCATCGTCTTCGACCTCACGGTGCACGGGAACATCCGGCGCGCGGTGTTGGGCAATGGCGAGATTGGTACCGTCGTGGGTGGCAGCGAGACGGCGTGGGCCTGA